ATTGCCCTTGATATGAGATGTTCATTGGTAACTATTATACCATTAGGGTTTATAACAACACCAGAACCATAACCTTCGCTGACTTCCATCTCTTGATCAGCATTTATAAATTTTTTTGCAAGAGGGATTTTTTCATCTTCAGAATCTGATTTTAAAAGCTCTTCTGTTCTTATGTTTACTATAGCCATGCCGGATGACTCTATTACATCTGCAATCCTGTCCTCTTTTTCAATGGCATAGGATAAATGGTTTAATAGAAAAATAAAACTACAGAGAAAAACAAAAAAAACTGATTCAGGAAATTTATAAAACCTTGAAGAAAACATGGAATTCACATTAAAAAATCTCTCTGCCTCTCTTCCTCTTTTTAAGCACTCTTTTAACAGAATCTAAGATGGCATCCGCTATCTCTTCTTTGCTTTTCTCTGGTATATATCTTGCATAACCGGTCTTATCTATTATTGTCACCTCATTTTTATCAGAGCCAAAGCCTATGCCTGGCTTAGAGACATCATTGGCAATTATTAGATCGAGATTTTTCCTTTTTAGTTTGTCATAGGCATGGTCTATAAGCTTCTCTGTCTCTGCAGCAAACCCTACAAGTATACGTTCTTCTTTTATTCTGCCCAGTTCAGCGATAATGTCAGGATTTTTTTCAAGTTCTAATATGACAATATCCTGGTCATCCTGTTTTTTTATCTTCTGACAATTTTCTGTTCTGCACTTGAAGTCAGCAACAGCCGCTGTCTTGATAATTACAGAGCATTCCTTATAATATTTAAGGACTTCATTACGCATATCATTGGCTGTTATCACCTCGATTATTCTTATATCGCTTCTTGGTGGTTCAAGATAAGTCTTGCCTGTTATGAGTATAACCTCTGCCCCTCTCCTTCTGGCAATTTTAGCAATGGCATACCCCATCTTTCCTGATGATCTGTTGGTTATACACCTTACAGGGTCAATAAATTCCATAGTAGGACCCGCTGTCACCAGTATTGTTTCTCCTTTTAAATCCTTCTTTGTGAATATATCCTCCATCTTTTCGAGGATTTCCGATATAGTTGGGAGTCTGCCCTTTCCGCTGGTCCCACATGCAAGGTCTCCTGTTCCAGGTTCCATAATCTCAAAACCATTTTCTTTTAATCTTTCAATATTGCTCTGAACTGCCTTGCTTTCCCACATCTTTGTATTCATGGAAGGCACAAAGAGTATAGGCACCGTAGTTGCCATAACCATGGTAGTAAGAAAATCATCTGCTATACCATTGGCAATCTTTCCTATTATATTTGCCGTAGCAGGGACAATGACCATCTGGTCTGCTATATCAGACAAAGCAATATGCCCTATCTTTGAACCATAGAAAAGTTCAAACATCTGATGAACTACAGGATTACCTGAGATAGTCTGAAATGTTAAAGGCGTTACAAACTCCATAGCGTTTTTTGTCATTACCACATGGACATTAGCGCCCCTTTTAGATAACTCTCTCACCAGTTCTGCGGTCTTAAATGCCGCTATTCCTCCTGTAATTCCTACTATTATTTCTTTGCCATTTAATTTAGAGAATTCTTTTTCCATATTAAATATTTAACCCCATTCTTCTTATAAATCTTGTAAACAAATTAGCCTTTGGGATATGAACAGGAGATACAATATCTATCCTTGCAATAATATCATCACCAAATTT
The sequence above is drawn from the Syntrophorhabdaceae bacterium genome and encodes:
- the coaBC gene encoding bifunctional phosphopantothenoylcysteine decarboxylase/phosphopantothenate--cysteine ligase CoaBC, whose translation is MEKEFSKLNGKEIIVGITGGIAAFKTAELVRELSKRGANVHVVMTKNAMEFVTPLTFQTISGNPVVHQMFELFYGSKIGHIALSDIADQMVIVPATANIIGKIANGIADDFLTTMVMATTVPILFVPSMNTKMWESKAVQSNIERLKENGFEIMEPGTGDLACGTSGKGRLPTISEILEKMEDIFTKKDLKGETILVTAGPTMEFIDPVRCITNRSSGKMGYAIAKIARRRGAEVILITGKTYLEPPRSDIRIIEVITANDMRNEVLKYYKECSVIIKTAAVADFKCRTENCQKIKKQDDQDIVILELEKNPDIIAELGRIKEERILVGFAAETEKLIDHAYDKLKRKNLDLIIANDVSKPGIGFGSDKNEVTIIDKTGYARYIPEKSKEEIADAILDSVKRVLKKRKRGREIF